The Candidatus Binataceae bacterium genomic sequence GGCTCGCGGCCGAACGCGCCGCCGGCGCGACTTATTTCATCCTCGACCTCGGCCGCTACGCGGACGAACGCGAGTTCATCCGCGGCGCCGAAGCGTTCATGACGCGCGTCGCGGACTAGCCGCACGCGCATCGCGGTCTGAGCGCGCGCTGTCCAGCGCGACCGTCGTCGTAACGGCAGCCGCACGCCTAAATCAGTTTCTCCCGCCGCAGCTCCTCGATCTCCGCGGGTTTCAGCCCCAAAAGTCCTTCGTAAACCCGCTCGTTGTCGTGCCCGACTCCGACCGAGCCGCGAAGGATCTTGCCCGGAGTCTCCGAAAACTTCGGCACGATCCCAACGCCCTTCACCTTGCCCGCCTGCTCGTCAACCCATTCGACGTGCATGTCGCGCGCCTTGTATTGCTCGTTTTCCGCCATATCCTTGCTCGACATGATGCGGTTGCAGGCGACGTTGTGTTCGTTCATGTGGCGCACGACTTCCAGGGCGGGCCGCTCGTTGATCCATCCGCGCAACAGCGCGTCGAACTCGATCCCTTCCATCGACTCGATGTCCAGGCGCGCCTTCTGCCACTTGGGGTCCGCCGGGTCGAGGCCGATCGCCCGCACCACGCGATCGTAAACCTCGCCAATCGCGCCCAGCACCACCCATCCGTCGCTCGCCTCGAAGCTATCGAGCGGCTGGAAACCTTGAGCCTTGTTGCCGGAGCGCTCGCGCACCAGCCCCTGCTGGAAGTATTCGACCATCGTGCCGCCGAGCGTGCGATGGATCGCTTCGTACTGCGCCACGTCGATCGCCTGTCCCTTGCCGAAGCTCCGCGCGTAGGTCAGCCCTGCCAGCGAGGACCACAGCGTGAACAGCGCCGTCAGGTAGTCGCCCGTCCACGGTGCGGCGCGCGAGGGCGGCGTGTCCGGAAAGCCGGTCTGGTACATAATCCCGCCGAAGGCCTGGCCCACGATGTCGTACGAAGTACGGCCGATGTAGTCAGGATGTCCGTACTGGCCATACGAGCTGACGTGCGCGATCACCAGCTTCGGATTGAGCTTCCATACTGAGGCGTCGTCGAGACCCCACTTCGGATAGGTTCCGGCCTTCGAGCTTTCCATCCAGATATCGGCGCGTTCCAGGAGCCGCAGGAAGAGGTCGCGGCCGCGCGGCCGGGTCAGGTCGAGCGAGATGCAGAAGACGTTGCGCCGCTCCTGGACCCAGTTGGTCGCGGTCTCGCCCTTGCCGTCGCGCGTCTTGAGCCGGATGCCGACCGTGCGCCATCCGACGTCGCCTACGCCGGGACGCTCAACCTGGATCACCTCGGCGCCCATCTCGGCGGCAAGGGCAGCGGCAAACGGCTGGGCGATCAGAGTGCCGCTCGAAACGATCTTGACCCCCTGCAGCGGTCCAAATACCTCGGGTACAAGGGTTTTCTCCGCCATCTTCTGCGACATCTAATGACCTCCTGCCAATTCGGCCCAGTCCGTGAGGCTCGAATCATGCACTGTTTTCCGCGAAGCGGGCAACCCGCACGCCGGCAGCGGCGGCCGTACTTACAAGACTTCGCAAGACTTCGCCGGACGTTTGCCGCGTCCTCAAGCCGGGTTATTATGGTTACTGCAATAGGGGACGCGGGGCGAGTCTGAATTATAGCTATCTGAAGTGCCGCCATCGACGGGATTTTTGCCAGCTCTATGCCGGATCGCTTGCCGAACTCGGTGACAAATTTTCTCCAGGTTCCCGCCGGGGTTCGCGGCGACGCGGGTTCGCGGCGATGAATGACACGATCGATCGCCGCGAGCTTGCTTTCATGGCGATCGCCGGACTCGCCGGCGGCGCGCTCGGATGGATTCCGGTCGAACTGGTCAACCACAACCGCACCCTGAACGAGCCGCAAACGCCCTGGATGCTGGTGAGCGGGACGCTCTCGATGGCGCTGCTGCTCGCCCTGCTGGGCGGATTGATCATGGCGGCGCAGGGCAAAAGTCTCGAGCTCACATCGGCCGCCAAGCGCCGCTTCCTGCGCGGCTTCCTCGTCTGTTTCGTGCTCGGAATACCCTCGGTCTATTATTCCAACGTCGTCTTCTCCTACATCCTCTCGGCGGTCGGCTTCGGCACGCAACCCGTCTCGATCGCCTACCTCCTGGCGGCGCGCGCCGCGAGCTGGACGCTGATGGGCCTGATGGCCGGCGCGGGCGTTGGCCTTGCGAGCTTCTCGCTGCGCAACGTTATCAAGGGCGGCATCGGCGGATGGGTCGGCGGCTTTGTCGGCGGGATCGCGTTCGATCCGCTGAACGCGCTCACCGGCGGCGGACTGGCCTCGCGGCTGATCGGGTTCAGCGTGCTTGGCCTCATGATCGGGCTGCTCATCGGACTGGTCCAGGAACTGACGAAGAGCGCGTGGCTCAAGGTCGAAGCCGGGCGGCTCCGCGGGCGAAGTTTCAATATCGATCGCGCGGTGGCGACGCTCGGCCGCGCGGAGGAAAACGTGGTCGGACTATTCGGCGATCCTGGCGTCCAGCCGCGCCATGCCGTAATCGAGCGGCGCGGCAACAGCTACGTGCTGAGGAGCCTGGCCGTGCAGCAGGGCGTGTTGCTCAACGGCAACCGGGTCGAAACCGCCGAGCTTAGCGACGGCGATCGAATCAAGATCTCGGAGTATGACCTGAGCTTTCATTTAAGACGCGCGGGCGCGGGCGTGCGCCCCGCCCCGGCCGCCATGCGGCAGCCGGCCGCGCCTCCGTCCCCCGCAGCCCCGGCGCGGGCCAGCCAAATCACGTCGCCGTGCCTCGTCGATTCGAACGGCGGCAGGCACGAGTTACGGCCCGGAGGACAGACGACGCTCGGCCGCGCGGTTGACAACGATATCGTCGTCTCCGACGCGTCGGTGTCGCGCCATCACGCGACGGTCGTGCCGCAGGACGGCGGTTTTG encodes the following:
- a CDS encoding CoA transferase, with product MSQKMAEKTLVPEVFGPLQGVKIVSSGTLIAQPFAAALAAEMGAEVIQVERPGVGDVGWRTVGIRLKTRDGKGETATNWVQERRNVFCISLDLTRPRGRDLFLRLLERADIWMESSKAGTYPKWGLDDASVWKLNPKLVIAHVSSYGQYGHPDYIGRTSYDIVGQAFGGIMYQTGFPDTPPSRAAPWTGDYLTALFTLWSSLAGLTYARSFGKGQAIDVAQYEAIHRTLGGTMVEYFQQGLVRERSGNKAQGFQPLDSFEASDGWVVLGAIGEVYDRVVRAIGLDPADPKWQKARLDIESMEGIEFDALLRGWINERPALEVVRHMNEHNVACNRIMSSKDMAENEQYKARDMHVEWVDEQAGKVKGVGIVPKFSETPGKILRGSVGVGHDNERVYEGLLGLKPAEIEELRREKLI
- a CDS encoding FHA domain-containing protein, which gives rise to MNDTIDRRELAFMAIAGLAGGALGWIPVELVNHNRTLNEPQTPWMLVSGTLSMALLLALLGGLIMAAQGKSLELTSAAKRRFLRGFLVCFVLGIPSVYYSNVVFSYILSAVGFGTQPVSIAYLLAARAASWTLMGLMAGAGVGLASFSLRNVIKGGIGGWVGGFVGGIAFDPLNALTGGGLASRLIGFSVLGLMIGLLIGLVQELTKSAWLKVEAGRLRGRSFNIDRAVATLGRAEENVVGLFGDPGVQPRHAVIERRGNSYVLRSLAVQQGVLLNGNRVETAELSDGDRIKISEYDLSFHLRRAGAGVRPAPAAMRQPAAPPSPAAPARASQITSPCLVDSNGGRHELRPGGQTTLGRAVDNDIVVSDASVSRHHATVVPQDGGFALRDLSSQNGTFVRGQRIKDIRPLADGDDLRLGDAPFVFHS